One genomic segment of Hordeum vulgare subsp. vulgare chromosome 2H, MorexV3_pseudomolecules_assembly, whole genome shotgun sequence includes these proteins:
- the LOC123425130 gene encoding dirigent protein 5-like: protein MQGLAASSRVVVLAVLLLLLLLLLGLAAGAADGRRRLVSGSPDEPCRKMTLYYHDILHDGANNTANATSAAATSPPALSNATYFGMLVVFDDPVTEGQALPVEDEPAAARAQGFYFYDGKGSFNAWFAFSLVFNSTARRGTLNLMGADLMGEETRDISVVGGTGDFFMARGVATLRTDAVEGLFYFRLQMDIKLYECYV from the coding sequence ATGCAAGGCCTCGCGGCATCTTCAAGGGTCGTCGTGCTCgccgtgcttcttcttcttcttcttctcctcctcgggtTGGCAGCGGGGGCCGCCGACGGCCGGAGGAGACTCGTCTCCGGCAGCCCTGACGAGCCGTGCAGGAAGATGACGCTCTACTACCACGACATCCTCCACGACGGCGCCAACAACACGGCCAACGCCacgtcggcggcggcgacgagccCGCCGGCACTGAGCAACGCCACCTACTTCGGCATGCTGGTGGTGTTCGACGACCCGGTGACGGAGGGCCAGGCGCTGCCCGTGGAGGACgagccggcggcggcgcgcgcgCAGGGGTTCTACTTCTACGACGGGAAGGGGTCCTTCAACGCGTGGTTCGCCTTCTCGCTCGTGTTCAACTCGACGGCGCGCAGGGGCACCCTCAACCTCATGGGCGCCGACCTCATGGGCGAGGAGACGCGGGACATCTCCGTCGTCGGCGGCACCGGCGACTTCTTCATGGCGCGCGGCGTCGCCACGCTCCGCACCGACGCCGTCGAGGGATTGTTCTACTTCCGCCTCCAGATGGACATCAAGCTCTACGAGTGCTACGTCTGA